DNA sequence from the Pichia kudriavzevii chromosome 4, complete sequence genome:
CGAGAGCCGACGGCGGTTATATTCTAACTGGTATCAAAGTAtttccaattgaaaacgttgttgctgttggtaGAGGTAccaagaagagaaaaacagGTAAACCGCAAGAAACCAGCGATGATGCAACTCCCTGTCCTGAAATTAAGGATTCATCCCTAACACCAGAAACTCACTAAGCTTGGAAAAGCAACTAATAGCTGCCTTCTTTTGGCAGTGCCACCTTGcaattttattctttgTATTCTTGTGTAttaatatcttcttctcaCCTATAAACACTTATTGATCATTCCTTCTAGTACCTTAAACTCTGAATGCTTCCGCCAGCCAATAACGTTTCTCAGGTTACCTGAACTATCATTTCGTATTCCAATTGTCCATTCATTCCGATTCAAAAGCTCGGAAACCAATTTAGCTTGCGAGAAATACCCAAGTTCAAAGATAAACCCTTTAAATGACGGAAAGGGATTGATAATTTTGTCACATAGAGCTTCATAAAATTCCAGATCTCCAAGTAGAGCATCTGCAGGCTCATATTTGGAAACACTTGGTTCAACTTCTGGTCCATGTAAATCCCCTTCTGGTATATAGGGTGGATTACTCACAAGAATATTGTTTCTAGCAGGATCTGCGATTACTGGATCCATCGGTAAGAACCCTTGCAGTAAATTGCCCTCTTTTATAGAAACTggaatattcaaatctACCTCATTTCTAATGGAGTTATCAGTAGACAGTTTTATTGCATCGTTTTTGTAATCAATCATATCAATTCTGCCAACTTTCACCAATTCAGATGCATAGCCGAGTCCGATGCACCCTGAACCGGTGCAATAATCAATTATTCTATCAATTTGTACATGTTGCAGCAAGCTTGCGGATTCCAAGACCCATTCCTCGGTATCCAATCTTGGTATCAATACACCGGGTTTGCACATCAAATCAAGCTTACCGAAAGGTTGTGTACCAAGGATATACTGAAGTGGAACAAGTTGTGACCTTTTCTTAGATGCATTTATCCACTGAGATTGCGGGAGTTCTTTGGAAATCCACATCGCTTCTCTCCTTGCTTGTTCTAGAGGAAATGATTTAGATATTGTCCTCACCATCGATTCTATCAACAGCCGTGACATCTCTTGCCGGACCTTCATCATACGCTGTGAAACTAAAGTACATCAGTGATGTAGAATTCAAGCAattgtaaaaaaaacataaaaaaaaaaagttatgCAGGGAGCATTTTCAGAGTGTAGGTTTGGAGCACAAATATATGGGCTTACTATATACATTTCGGCtaatttcaataaataGAAGTCGGTAAAATTACGATATATAATCATATATACAAGGGGAATTTATAGGAGATGCTCATAAGAGTTACATACCGTTCTTGACATAGTACATGTAAGATCTTTCATGgatatcttcatcaaaaggAGAAATGACTTCAGATTCACCTGGTCGAGCAACTGGATCTCTCAAGTAAACTGCATGGCAGGTAGgaaatgaaatttcaagatgCTTAGGTAAGACCGCAAAAACAGGAAGAAATTGCCTTGGTTTCCATGGGGTAAAGTAACACTTTGATGGATCGGCCAAACCAAACATACCCTTTTGCCATGGTAGTCTCAAGAAATAACCACCcttctcttcaacttcgCTGAATGGTGGGATTGGGGGatgtttcttcaagttgTCACTCCAGATCTTAATCAATTCGTCTTCTGCTAATGGTTTCTCAGCGAAATCAACACGGATCTTTTCTAGATATTCGGTATGTAATTCAGACACTAAAGCTCTAATCtttttaaagtttgaaTCCTCATAAACTTCACCTACTGGCTTTCCGTCTTTGAAAGTTGgaatgattttattaatCTCTTCCATTAGCTCCTTGTCGGTTCCTATTTTAGTAATCTTAGCTGGAAGctgttgataaatttgcAAAGCTTTAGAAGCAAGCTTATCACCGAACTGTTCCTTGAAAGAGTCTGGATTTTCCACTGGAGTAGTTGAATCAAAGGGAATTGTTCTTATTATATCCTTCAAAACTGATTTCCTATCAATTGAGTTTTGGATTTCcttcatctttttcaatttgtagTCTTGcatattcttttttctctgttcAATATCGGTAGAGACAAACGAGTTTTCTGTTAGAACGCCTGGAACTTCCAAATTTTTATAAAGAGAAGCcagtttcttttgcttatccattttcttctcccaAACCTTTCTTGGATTTTGCTTCACCTCATTGACGTAGTTTTGCCACTTGATGACttgaaatttatcaattttgtAAGATTCTTTCAAACTTGGTTTCTTTGCACCCAAAGCCTCCAATACTCTATCTGGatcaacagaaaaaatatcacCAGGACTTAAGGTATAGCTGGGGTGCTTAATTACAACACCGTTGACTTTAACATGTCCGTTTAAAATGAACTTTTTAGATTGTCTAACAGACGATGCAAATAAAGCCCTAAAAACCGCATAATCCAATCTCTTTTCTAATGCAGCAAACGTTTGTAACACCATTGGAGTGGGTGGGACATTACCCTTCAAGGAAGCATCTAATTGTGCAACACCCTTTaactttttctcaaatagTGTTTGCCATCTCTTTTCCTTGATATGTTCACCATGATAAGCTCtggtttcttgttttgcAGCC
Encoded proteins:
- a CDS encoding uncharacterized protein (PKUD0D06460; similar to Saccharomyces cerevisiae YNL137C (NAM9); ancestral locus Anc_2.129), with product MTRRAQNLNSLVRGRIRPSMNKYNLFNLYKKSKPNFRIMTLYQQKWAAKQETRAYHGEHIKEKRWQTLFEKKLKGVAQLDASLKGNVPPTPMVLQTFAALEKRLDYAVFRALFASSVRQSKKFILNGHVKVNGVVIKHPSYTLSPGDIFSVDPDRVLEALGAKKPSLKESYKIDKFQVIKWQNYVNEVKQNPRKVWEKKMDKQKKLASLYKNLEVPGVLTENSFVSTDIEQRKKNMQDYKLKKMKEIQNSIDRKSVLKDIIRTIPFDSTTPVENPDSFKEQFGDKLASKALQIYQQLPAKITKIGTDKELMEEINKIIPTFKDGKPVGEVYEDSNFKKIRALVSELHTEYLEKIRVDFAEKPLAEDELIKIWSDNLKKHPPIPPFSEVEEKGGYFLRLPWQKGMFGLADPSKCYFTPWKPRQFLPVFAVLPKHLEISFPTCHAVYLRDPVARPGESEVISPFDEDIHERSYMYYVKNGM
- a CDS encoding uncharacterized protein (PKUD0D06450; similar to Saccharomyces cerevisiae YNL063W (MTQ1); ancestral locus Anc_2.245) gives rise to the protein MMKVRQEMSRLLIESMVRTISKSFPLEQARREAMWISKELPQSQWINASKKRSQLVPLQYILGTQPFGKLDLMCKPGVLIPRLDTEEWVLESASLLQHVQIDRIIDYCTGSGCIGLGYASELVKVGRIDMIDYKNDAIKLSTDNSIRNEVDLNIPVSIKEGNLLQGFLPMDPVIADPARNNILVSNPPYIPEGDLHGPEVEPSVSKYEPADALLGDLEFYEALCDKIINPFPSFKGFIFELGYFSQAKLVSELLNRNEWTIGIRNDSSGNLRNVIGWRKHSEFKVLEGMINKCL